A window of the Anticarsia gemmatalis isolate Benzon Research Colony breed Stoneville strain chromosome W, ilAntGemm2 primary, whole genome shotgun sequence genome harbors these coding sequences:
- the LOC142985767 gene encoding uncharacterized protein LOC142985767: MDSNRHASFLQANLNHCARAQDLFLQSLAQWQVHVAVACEPYFVPPHSNWAGDLDGSVAVVVRMDAGPPLIVVERGPGYVVVSWREYTIVGVYFSPNRSLAELETFLDSVRAAVSRRSPGSILVLGDFNAKSRAWGCPVTDGRGEAVQVWGLLSGLSLLNLGTVHTCVRHNGGSIVDLSFATPAVARRVVGWRVEEEVETLSDHLYIRFEPTEPVERTPDVEHGTGELRAGREPMLNWRNCGNSTELPSEPYNWP, from the exons atggatagtaatcgacatgctagcttcctacaggcgaatcttaaccactgtgcgagggcacaagatcttttccttcaatccctcgcgcagtggcaggtgcatgtggcggtggcttgcgagccgtatttcgttcccccccattctaactgggccggggacctcgacggttcggtggcggtggtggtccggatggatgctggcccgcctcttattgtcgttgaaagggggccaggttatgtcgtggtcagctggcgggagtacaccattgttggggtgtacttctcccccaaccgctccctggcagagctcgagacgttcctggactctgtcagggcggcagtatctcgcaggtcgccggggtctatcttagtcctcggtgacttcaacgcgaagtcccgggcgtggggctgccccgtcacggacgggaggggggaggcggtccaggtatggggactcctctccgggctgtccctgcttaacttggggacagtccacacctgcgtgcggcacaacggggggtctattgtggacctctcctttgccactcctgcagtcgcgcgcagggtggtcggatggagggtggaggaggaaGTCGAGACCCTATCTGATCACTTGTACATCAGAtttgag CCTACGGAGCCCGTAGAGCGCACGCCCGATGTCGAGCACGGAACCGGCGAGCTCCgggccgggagggagccgatgcTGAACTGGCGGAACTGCGGGAACAGTACGGAGCTGCCAAGCGAGCCctacaactggccataa